In one Notolabrus celidotus isolate fNotCel1 chromosome 1, fNotCel1.pri, whole genome shotgun sequence genomic region, the following are encoded:
- the LOC117811815 gene encoding LOW QUALITY PROTEIN: engulfment and cell motility protein 2-like (The sequence of the model RefSeq protein was modified relative to this genomic sequence to represent the inferred CDS: inserted 1 base in 1 codon), with product MQVVREQITRALAMKPSSLDQLKNKLRGLNYSEILRLRQSERMSQDDFQSPPIIELRERIQPEILELIKQQRLNRLCEGSCFRKLGNRRRQEKFWFCRLSLNHKVLHYGDLDESPQGEVPFELLSDKIPVSDIKSVVTGKDCPHMKEKSALKQNKEVLELAFSVLYDPDETLNFVAPNKYEYCIWTXGLCALLGREMGSDLTRSDLDTLISMEMKLRLLDLENITIPEAPPPVPKEPSSYNFTYNYS from the exons ATGCAGGTTGTTCGTGAGCAGATCACCAGGGCTCTGGCCATGAAGCCGTCATCTTTAGACCAGTTGAAGAATAAACTGCGAGGACTCAACTATTCTGAGATCCTGCGTCTGCGGCAGTCAGAGAGAATGAGCCAGGATGACTTCCAGTCTCCACCCATCAT tgaGCTGCGGGAGAGAATTCAGCCTGAGATCTTAGAGCTCATCAAGCAACAGCGACTGAACCGGCTGTGTGAGGGGAGCTGTTTCCGTAAACTGGGGAACCGCCGCAGGCAAG AGAAGTTTTGGTTCTGCAGACTCTCGCTGaatcacaaagtgctgcacTATGGGGATCTTGATGAGTCACCTCAGGGTGAAGTACCTTTTGAGCTCCTAAGTGACAAGA TTCCTGTTTCTGATATAAAGTCTGTGGTGACCGGGAAAGACTGTCCtcatatgaaagaaaaaagtgctctgaaacaaaacaag GAGGTGCTGGAGTTAGCCTTTTCTGTCCTCTATGATCCAGACGAAACTCTCAATTTTGTGGCACCAAACAAATATGAG TACTGCATCTGGA GAGGGCTGTGTGCACTGCTGGGTAGAGAGATGGGCAGTGACCTGACACGCAGTGACCTAGATACTCTCATCAGCATGGAGATGAAGCTCCGCCTCCTCGACCTTGAGAACATCACAATTCcagaagccccgccccctgTGCCCAAGGAGCCTAGCTCGTACAACTTCACCTACAACTACAGTTGA